From one Bacteroides eggerthii genomic stretch:
- a CDS encoding ABC transporter ATP-binding protein, producing MIEINNISKVFCTSEVETVALNHVNLEVKEGEFVAIMGPSGCGKSTLLNILGLLDNPTEGSYKLLGQEVADLKEKERTRVRKGQLGFVFQSFNLIDELNVYENVELPLTYLGVKAGERKRMVDDILKRMNIGHRAKHFPQQLSGGQQQRVAIARAVVTNPKLILADEPTGNLDSKNGAEVMALLTELNKEGTTIVMVTHSRHDASFAHRTVHLFDGSIVASAAYVYPQRDDSRNESKEV from the coding sequence ATGATTGAAATTAATAACATCAGTAAAGTATTCTGTACTTCGGAAGTAGAGACGGTAGCACTGAATCACGTAAACCTCGAAGTCAAAGAGGGAGAGTTTGTAGCCATTATGGGGCCGTCCGGCTGTGGCAAGTCCACTTTGCTGAATATACTCGGTTTGTTGGATAATCCTACGGAGGGCAGTTATAAGCTGCTTGGGCAGGAAGTGGCGGATTTGAAAGAAAAGGAGCGTACCCGCGTACGCAAGGGCCAACTGGGATTTGTGTTCCAGAGTTTTAACCTGATAGACGAACTGAACGTCTACGAGAATGTGGAACTTCCCCTCACATATCTGGGCGTAAAAGCCGGAGAGCGCAAACGCATGGTGGATGATATTCTGAAACGGATGAATATCGGTCACCGGGCCAAGCACTTCCCGCAACAACTTTCCGGCGGACAGCAGCAGCGTGTGGCCATTGCCCGCGCTGTGGTAACGAACCCGAAGTTGATTCTTGCCGATGAGCCTACCGGTAACCTGGATTCCAAGAACGGTGCGGAGGTGATGGCTTTGCTGACCGAATTGAACAAAGAGGGCACTACCATTGTCATGGTGACGCACTCCCGGCATGATGCATCATTTGCACATCGTACGGTGCACCTGTTTGACGGTAGTATAGTGGCGAGTGCGGCTTATGTATATCCACAGCGCGATGACAGCCGTAACGAAAGCAAAGAAGTCTGA
- a CDS encoding MATE family efflux transporter, which produces MNDPHILGTERIDKLLVQYSIPAIIGMTITSLYNIIDSIFIGHGVGAMGIAGLAITFPLMNLVVAFCTLVSAGGSAISSIRLGQKDMDGAAEVLNNTLMLCLVNSFLFGSISFFFLDEILRFFGASNDTLPYARDFMQVILLGTPITYTMIGLNNVMRATGYPKKAMLTSMVTVVCNIILAPVFIFHFDWGIRGAATATVISQFIGMVWVVSHFLQKTSIVRLQPGFWKMKKRIISSIFSIGMSPFLMNVTACVIVIIVNNSLQHYGGDMAIGAYGIMNRLLVLYVMIVLGLTMGMQPIVGYNFGAQKHDRVKATLRLSIIAGVCITSTGFIICELFPHAVSAIFTSDEQLIDMASRGVRIGIAMFPLVGAQIVIGNFFQSIGKAKISIFLSLTRQLLYLLPGLIILPRYMGLDGIWTCMPVSDFFAFVTAVIALWIYISRTRHYTTVKQVHRTMCK; this is translated from the coding sequence ATGAATGATCCGCATATTTTAGGAACCGAACGAATCGACAAGCTTCTTGTACAGTATTCTATTCCTGCCATTATCGGAATGACAATCACTTCACTGTACAATATCATCGACAGTATATTTATCGGTCATGGCGTAGGCGCCATGGGTATTGCCGGACTTGCCATTACTTTCCCGTTGATGAACCTGGTGGTTGCTTTCTGTACACTGGTTTCGGCAGGCGGTTCTGCCATTTCGTCCATACGGCTGGGGCAGAAAGATATGGACGGGGCAGCGGAAGTGTTGAACAACACCCTGATGCTCTGCCTGGTCAACTCATTCCTGTTTGGCAGCATCTCTTTCTTCTTCCTGGATGAGATCCTGCGTTTCTTCGGGGCCAGCAACGACACCTTGCCCTATGCGAGGGACTTTATGCAAGTGATCTTGCTGGGTACTCCCATTACCTATACGATGATCGGGCTGAACAATGTGATGCGCGCCACCGGTTATCCCAAGAAAGCCATGCTGACCTCAATGGTTACGGTGGTCTGCAACATCATACTGGCCCCTGTCTTTATCTTCCACTTTGACTGGGGCATCCGCGGTGCGGCAACGGCAACTGTCATCTCACAGTTCATCGGTATGGTGTGGGTAGTGAGCCATTTCCTGCAAAAGACAAGTATCGTACGGTTGCAGCCGGGGTTCTGGAAAATGAAAAAACGCATTATCAGCAGCATATTCTCCATAGGGATGTCACCGTTCCTAATGAATGTAACGGCGTGCGTCATTGTAATCATCGTCAACAACAGCCTGCAACATTACGGCGGCGACATGGCTATCGGAGCATATGGCATAATGAACCGGCTACTGGTGCTGTATGTAATGATTGTATTAGGGCTGACTATGGGTATGCAGCCCATTGTCGGCTATAACTTCGGAGCACAGAAACACGACCGGGTAAAGGCAACCTTGCGCCTGAGCATCATTGCAGGCGTATGCATCACCAGCACCGGCTTTATCATCTGCGAACTGTTTCCGCATGCCGTATCGGCAATCTTTACGAGTGATGAGCAGTTGATTGACATGGCTTCAAGAGGAGTACGCATCGGCATAGCCATGTTCCCGCTGGTGGGTGCGCAAATCGTTATCGGCAACTTCTTCCAAAGTATCGGCAAAGCGAAGATCAGCATATTCCTGTCCCTCACCCGGCAACTGCTATACTTATTGCCGGGATTGATTATCCTCCCCCGCTACATGGGACTGGATGGCATCTGGACCTGTATGCCCGTATCAGACTTCTTTGCTTTCGTTACGGCTGTCATCGCGCTGTGGATATACATAAGCCGCACTCGCCACTATACTACCGTCAAACAGGTGCACCGTACGATGTGCAAATGA
- a CDS encoding HAD family hydrolase → MDTIKTTAVLFDFDGVIMDTEAQYSFFWHKAGVDYLGMDDLENRVKGQTLTYIYDTFFGGKAKEQEEITAALIRFEQEMDYDYIPGVLDFIADLRRNHVQMAVVTSSNDQKMAAVYRARPEVRTMFDRILTAEMFTRSKPAPDCFLLGMEVFGTTPDTTYVFEDSFNGLKAGMASEATVIGLATTNPRESIAPLCHCVLDDFRGFTYDKMLQVHK, encoded by the coding sequence ATGGATACAATAAAAACAACAGCCGTCCTTTTTGATTTTGACGGAGTGATCATGGATACTGAAGCACAGTATTCTTTCTTTTGGCATAAAGCTGGTGTCGATTATCTGGGTATGGACGATTTGGAAAACCGCGTGAAAGGTCAGACGCTGACCTACATCTACGATACTTTTTTTGGCGGAAAAGCGAAAGAACAGGAGGAAATCACCGCTGCCCTTATACGCTTTGAACAAGAAATGGATTATGATTATATTCCCGGTGTGCTTGATTTTATTGCCGATTTGCGCCGTAACCATGTGCAAATGGCGGTTGTCACCAGTTCCAATGACCAGAAAATGGCTGCTGTCTATCGCGCCCGTCCTGAAGTGAGAACGATGTTCGACCGTATCCTTACGGCGGAAATGTTTACCCGGTCCAAGCCGGCTCCCGATTGTTTCCTGCTTGGAATGGAAGTGTTCGGAACAACACCTGACACCACTTATGTGTTCGAAGATTCCTTTAACGGACTGAAAGCGGGCATGGCATCCGAAGCTACTGTCATAGGGTTGGCCACGACAAATCCTCGTGAGTCCATTGCTCCCTTATGCCATTGTGTATTGGATGATTTTAGGGGCTTCACTTACGATAAAATGCTTCAAGTGCACAAGTAA
- the panB gene encoding 3-methyl-2-oxobutanoate hydroxymethyltransferase, which produces MAGYISDDTRKVTTHRLVEMKQRGEKISMLTSYDYTMAQIVDGAGMDVILVGDSASNVMAGNVTTLPITLDQMIYHAKSVVRGVKRAMVVVDMPFGSYQGNEMEGLASAIRIMKESHADALKLEGGEEIIGTVKRILSAGIPVMGHLGLMPQSINKYGTYTVRAKDDSEAEKLIRDAHLLEEAGCFAIVLEKIPAALAERVSSELTIPIIGIGAGGGVDGQVLVVQDMLGMNNGFRPRFLRRYADLHTVMTDAISHYISDVKNLDFPNEKEQY; this is translated from the coding sequence ATGGCTGGATATATTTCAGACGACACTCGTAAAGTAACTACGCATCGCCTTGTTGAGATGAAACAAAGAGGCGAAAAAATATCAATGTTGACTTCCTATGACTATACCATGGCGCAGATTGTAGATGGCGCCGGCATGGACGTTATTTTGGTGGGAGACTCCGCTTCCAATGTAATGGCGGGTAACGTGACTACGCTGCCGATAACACTCGACCAGATGATTTATCATGCCAAGTCCGTTGTTCGTGGTGTGAAGCGTGCAATGGTGGTAGTGGATATGCCTTTCGGTTCCTATCAGGGAAATGAAATGGAAGGCCTTGCTTCGGCCATCCGTATCATGAAGGAGAGCCATGCGGATGCTTTGAAGCTGGAAGGCGGAGAGGAGATCATCGGTACGGTGAAACGCATCCTCAGTGCCGGTATTCCCGTCATGGGACATCTCGGACTGATGCCGCAGTCCATTAATAAATATGGAACATATACAGTACGTGCCAAAGACGATTCGGAGGCGGAAAAGCTGATACGTGACGCTCATTTGCTGGAAGAAGCCGGATGCTTTGCCATTGTATTGGAGAAGATTCCCGCTGCGCTGGCAGAGCGCGTGTCGAGCGAACTGACTATTCCTATTATAGGTATCGGAGCCGGTGGCGGGGTAGACGGACAGGTATTGGTGGTTCAGGACATGCTGGGTATGAACAATGGGTTCCGTCCCCGTTTCCTGCGTCGCTATGCCGACCTTCATACAGTGATGACGGACGCTATCAGCCATTACATATCCGATGTGAAGAATTTAGACTTCCCGAATGAGAAAGAACAGTACTAA
- a CDS encoding MFS transporter produces the protein MRKNSTNGLMTLNFWRMCIANLLLFASAYMLFPVLSFVMPEQVGISLPQTGTIFLAFAAAMFAVGPFHAFLCDEYKRKNVLLYSTLIMLAATAGYVFADSYAKLLLLASVQGACFGLATTAGITVAIDITASTRRSAGNMVYAWSARLGMLIGAGAGVLLFDFYGFRTVVYLAVAAGAFSMFLASRVYVAFRAPIGMRLCGMDRFLLPRAWVPALNMLLIAFVPGVLLPLLYIGDYIALLALVILVCLTMPFTKMFVKLSHHCQRGTANTTCYLAMETGLLAGLATACRLADAYLLYHAAGVATILAIFFFALLTYPYYKKKRVR, from the coding sequence ATGAGAAAGAACAGTACTAACGGACTTATGACGCTGAACTTCTGGCGGATGTGCATAGCAAACCTGCTGCTGTTTGCATCTGCCTACATGCTCTTTCCCGTACTTTCGTTTGTGATGCCGGAGCAAGTGGGGATATCGCTTCCTCAAACGGGGACTATATTTCTGGCGTTTGCGGCGGCAATGTTCGCGGTAGGGCCGTTCCATGCCTTCCTGTGCGATGAGTACAAGCGGAAGAACGTATTGCTTTATTCCACCCTTATCATGCTGGCGGCAACGGCAGGCTATGTCTTTGCAGACAGTTATGCGAAGCTCTTGCTGCTTGCATCGGTGCAAGGGGCATGTTTCGGGCTGGCAACGACGGCCGGCATTACGGTGGCTATCGACATCACAGCATCTACAAGACGCAGTGCGGGAAATATGGTATACGCATGGTCGGCAAGGTTGGGTATGCTGATAGGAGCGGGAGCAGGTGTTTTATTGTTCGATTTCTATGGCTTCCGTACGGTTGTCTATCTGGCTGTTGCCGCAGGGGCTTTCAGCATGTTTTTAGCTTCGAGGGTATATGTCGCTTTTCGTGCGCCTATCGGTATGAGGTTGTGTGGCATGGACCGTTTCCTGCTGCCGCGTGCATGGGTTCCGGCGCTGAACATGCTGCTGATTGCTTTTGTTCCGGGGGTATTGTTGCCCTTATTGTACATAGGAGATTACATTGCGCTTTTAGCATTGGTGATATTGGTATGCCTGACAATGCCTTTCACAAAGATGTTTGTGAAGCTGTCGCACCATTGCCAAAGAGGTACGGCCAATACGACGTGCTATTTGGCTATGGAAACGGGACTTCTGGCTGGGCTTGCAACCGCCTGCCGGTTGGCCGATGCATATCTGCTCTATCATGCTGCCGGCGTAGCTACCATACTCGCGATCTTTTTCTTCGCACTATTGACCTATCCCTATTATAAGAAAAAAAGGGTAAGGTAA
- a CDS encoding diacylglycerol kinase family protein, with protein sequence MKYDLKKQLRSFGYAWKGIQSCVGKEQNLSFHLIAAMAVIIAGIVLGITRTEWIMVVMCIGTVIAAELFNTAIEKLVDLVSPERHPVAGQVKDIAAGAVLICAVAAAIIGLIIFIPYF encoded by the coding sequence ATGAAATATGATTTAAAAAAACAACTCCGCAGCTTCGGTTATGCTTGGAAGGGTATTCAAAGCTGTGTAGGCAAGGAACAAAACCTGAGTTTTCACTTGATTGCTGCGATGGCAGTAATCATAGCAGGGATTGTTTTGGGAATTACACGTACCGAATGGATAATGGTTGTGATGTGTATAGGGACGGTTATCGCAGCCGAACTGTTCAATACCGCCATTGAGAAACTGGTAGACTTGGTGTCTCCCGAACGGCATCCCGTTGCGGGCCAGGTGAAAGACATTGCCGCCGGAGCAGTGCTGATATGCGCTGTTGCGGCGGCAATTATAGGGTTGATTATCTTTATACCGTATTTTTAA
- a CDS encoding RelA/SpoT family protein: protein METDEFFTTGEKRLLFVLYRKLLQLSGDTLHKGDCKKLKTHLVNSIQNNRIQRDIFGLNPIIKDMQTAVIVAEEIGMKRASILGLMLHDSVRCGTCTSEEVERGYGEDVAGIIRGLIRVNELYSKSPTIESENFRNLLLSFAEDMRVILIMIADRVNVMRQIKDSRNDEARKQVANEAAYLYAPLAHKLGLYKLKSELEDLSLKYTEKDVYYHIKEKLNETKASRDRYIAAFIAPVQKKLEEAGLHFHIKGRTKSIHSIYQKMKKQKCPFEGVYDLFAIRVILDSEIEKEKLECWQAYSIVTDMYQPNPKRLRDWLSVPKSNGYESLHITVMGPEGKWVEVQIRTERMDEIAERGLAAHWRYKGIKGESGLDEWLTSVREALENSDSSGLETMDQFKLDLYEDEVFVFTPKGDLFKLGKGSTVLDFAFHIHSKLGCKCIGAKVNGRNAQLKQILNSGDQVEIMTSNTQTPKQGWLNIVTTSKARTKIRQALKEMAARQHAFAKETLERKFKNRKIEYDEGTMMRLIKRLGFKVVTDFYQSIADETLDVNDIIDKYLELQKRENDTHDDIVYRSAEGYNLQAAALPEETNAKEDVLVIDQNLKGLDFKLARCCNPIYGDEVFGFVTVSGGIKIHRCDCPNASDLRERFGYRIVKARWAGKSQGTQYPITLRVVGHDDIGIVTNITSIISKETGITLRSIGIDSHDGLFSGTLTIMVGDTGRLEALIKKLRTIKGVKQVSRN, encoded by the coding sequence ATGGAAACAGATGAATTTTTCACTACCGGAGAGAAGCGTTTGCTCTTCGTTCTCTACCGAAAATTGTTACAGCTTTCCGGAGACACGCTCCACAAAGGCGATTGCAAAAAACTGAAAACACATCTTGTAAACTCTATACAGAACAACCGCATACAACGGGATATTTTCGGTCTGAACCCCATTATCAAAGATATGCAGACCGCCGTCATCGTAGCGGAAGAAATAGGAATGAAGCGGGCATCCATTCTGGGATTGATGCTCCACGACTCCGTACGTTGCGGCACCTGTACTTCCGAAGAAGTGGAACGGGGCTACGGCGAAGATGTGGCAGGTATCATACGGGGCCTGATCCGGGTAAACGAACTTTACTCCAAAAGCCCCACCATCGAGTCGGAAAACTTCCGCAACCTGCTGCTGTCATTTGCAGAAGACATGCGCGTCATACTCATTATGATTGCCGACCGCGTGAATGTCATGCGGCAGATAAAAGACAGCAGGAATGATGAAGCACGCAAGCAGGTTGCCAATGAAGCCGCCTATCTGTACGCTCCCCTCGCCCACAAGCTGGGACTGTACAAGCTAAAATCGGAACTGGAGGATCTTTCACTGAAATATACGGAGAAAGATGTTTACTATCATATCAAAGAGAAACTGAACGAAACAAAGGCCTCACGAGACAGATACATAGCCGCTTTCATCGCTCCCGTCCAAAAGAAACTGGAAGAAGCGGGGCTGCACTTCCACATCAAGGGACGCACCAAATCCATCCACTCCATCTATCAGAAGATGAAGAAGCAGAAGTGCCCTTTCGAAGGTGTATACGACTTGTTCGCCATTCGCGTAATTCTGGACTCCGAGATCGAAAAGGAGAAACTGGAATGTTGGCAGGCATACTCCATCGTAACGGATATGTACCAGCCCAACCCCAAGCGTTTGCGCGACTGGCTGTCTGTGCCCAAAAGCAATGGCTACGAGTCGTTGCACATCACCGTAATGGGCCCCGAAGGCAAATGGGTGGAAGTGCAGATACGCACCGAACGTATGGACGAAATTGCCGAACGCGGCCTTGCAGCGCACTGGAGATATAAGGGAATCAAAGGTGAAAGCGGTCTGGACGAATGGCTTACTTCCGTACGTGAAGCGCTGGAAAACTCCGACAGTAGCGGACTGGAAACAATGGACCAGTTCAAGCTGGACTTATACGAAGACGAAGTGTTCGTCTTCACTCCCAAAGGAGACTTATTTAAGCTGGGCAAAGGTTCCACCGTACTCGACTTCGCTTTCCATATCCACAGCAAACTGGGCTGCAAATGCATCGGAGCAAAAGTAAACGGCAGGAACGCACAGCTGAAGCAGATACTGAACAGCGGCGACCAAGTGGAAATCATGACTTCCAACACGCAGACCCCCAAACAGGGCTGGCTGAACATCGTCACAACTTCCAAAGCACGCACCAAGATACGGCAGGCACTCAAGGAAATGGCTGCCCGCCAGCATGCATTTGCCAAAGAAACACTGGAACGCAAATTCAAGAACCGGAAAATAGAATATGACGAGGGCACGATGATGCGCCTCATCAAACGCCTCGGCTTCAAAGTGGTGACGGACTTCTATCAGAGCATCGCCGACGAAACGCTCGACGTGAACGACATCATAGACAAGTACCTTGAACTGCAGAAACGGGAAAACGATACGCACGACGACATCGTCTACCGTAGCGCCGAAGGTTATAACCTGCAAGCAGCCGCCCTGCCCGAAGAGACAAATGCCAAAGAGGACGTGCTCGTCATCGACCAAAACCTGAAAGGGCTGGACTTCAAACTGGCACGTTGCTGCAATCCAATCTACGGCGACGAGGTATTCGGCTTTGTCACCGTAAGCGGCGGTATCAAAATACACCGTTGCGATTGCCCGAACGCGAGCGACCTGCGCGAGCGTTTCGGATACCGTATCGTAAAGGCACGCTGGGCGGGTAAATCCCAAGGGACCCAGTACCCCATCACACTGCGTGTAGTGGGGCACGACGACATCGGTATCGTAACGAACATCACTTCCATCATCTCCAAAGAAACCGGAATCACGTTGCGGAGCATAGGCATAGATTCGCACGACGGCTTGTTCTCCGGTACACTGACCATCATGGTGGGCGACACCGGACGTCTGGAAGCGCTTATCAAGAAATTGAGAACGATAAAGGGAGTGAAGCAGGTTTCAAGAAACTGA
- a CDS encoding DUF4301 family protein, producing the protein MITPQDKELLAKKGISEEQIAEQLACFEKGFPYLKLFAAASVGQGILAPDADEQKKYLDAWETYTQTDKTVVKFVPASGAASRMFKNLFEFLGADYDAPQSGFEKTFFEKIEKFAFYDDLNAACLKTAGKDIPALLAAGDYKAVVAALLESAGLNYGALPKGLLKFHKYEDGARTPLEEHLVEGALYAANKNGKVNVHFTVSPEHRALFKALVDEKAAAYAKKYGVDYNISFSEQKPSTDTVAADMENKPFRDNGKLLFRPGGHGALIENLNDLDADIIFIKNIDNVVPDKLKGDTVLYKKLIAGVLITLQQQAFAYLQLLDSGKYTHEQVLDILQFVQKKLFCKNPETKNLEDAELVIYLKNKLNRPMRVCGMVKNVGEPGGGPFLAYNSDGTISLQILESSQIDMNDPEKKDMFEKGTHFNPVDLVCAVRDYKGHKFDLVKYVDKATGFISYKSKNGKDLKALELPGLWNGAMSDWNTVFVEVPLTTFNPVKTVNDLLREQHQ; encoded by the coding sequence ATGATAACACCCCAAGACAAAGAACTGCTTGCTAAAAAAGGCATATCCGAAGAGCAGATTGCCGAGCAATTGGCATGCTTCGAGAAAGGATTTCCATATTTGAAATTATTTGCCGCCGCTTCTGTGGGACAGGGTATCCTTGCTCCGGATGCCGATGAACAGAAAAAATACTTGGATGCATGGGAAACATACACCCAGACGGACAAGACTGTTGTGAAATTTGTTCCTGCATCGGGTGCAGCAAGCCGTATGTTCAAGAATTTGTTTGAATTTCTTGGAGCAGACTACGACGCTCCCCAATCGGGGTTCGAGAAAACATTCTTTGAGAAAATCGAGAAGTTTGCTTTCTATGATGACTTGAACGCCGCTTGCCTGAAAACAGCCGGTAAGGACATTCCCGCATTGCTGGCTGCCGGAGATTACAAGGCAGTGGTTGCTGCATTGCTTGAGTCGGCAGGGCTGAACTACGGTGCGCTCCCGAAAGGGCTGTTGAAGTTCCACAAATACGAAGACGGCGCCCGTACTCCGCTGGAGGAACATTTGGTGGAAGGTGCGCTTTATGCGGCCAATAAGAACGGCAAGGTGAATGTTCACTTCACCGTATCTCCCGAACATCGTGCATTGTTCAAGGCGCTGGTGGACGAGAAGGCGGCCGCCTATGCCAAGAAATACGGTGTGGACTACAACATCAGTTTCTCCGAGCAGAAGCCGAGCACCGATACCGTTGCCGCCGATATGGAGAACAAGCCTTTCCGCGATAACGGCAAGCTCCTGTTCCGTCCGGGTGGGCATGGCGCGTTGATTGAAAACCTGAACGATCTTGATGCCGATATAATCTTCATCAAGAACATAGATAATGTAGTGCCCGATAAGCTGAAAGGTGATACCGTATTGTACAAGAAGCTGATAGCCGGTGTGCTCATCACTTTGCAGCAGCAGGCATTTGCCTACCTGCAACTGCTGGACAGCGGTAAATACACGCATGAGCAGGTGCTCGACATCTTGCAGTTCGTGCAAAAGAAACTTTTCTGCAAGAATCCGGAGACAAAGAACTTGGAAGATGCCGAGCTGGTGATTTACCTGAAGAACAAGCTGAACCGTCCGATGCGTGTTTGCGGTATGGTGAAGAATGTGGGCGAACCGGGTGGCGGTCCGTTCCTTGCTTATAACAGCGACGGCACAATCTCTCTGCAAATTCTCGAAAGCTCACAGATTGACATGAACGATCCGGAGAAGAAGGATATGTTTGAAAAAGGCACGCACTTCAATCCGGTGGACTTGGTTTGTGCCGTACGCGACTATAAAGGGCACAAGTTCGATTTGGTGAAGTATGTGGATAAGGCCACCGGATTCATTTCTTATAAGTCGAAGAACGGTAAAGACCTTAAAGCACTGGAACTTCCCGGACTTTGGAACGGTGCGATGAGCGATTGGAATACAGTCTTTGTGGAAGTGCCCCTCACTACATTCAATCCGGTCAAGACTGTCAACGATTTGTTGAGAGAGCAACATCAATAA
- the purT gene encoding formate-dependent phosphoribosylglycinamide formyltransferase — translation MKKILLLGSGELGKEFVISAQRKGQYIIACDSYAGAPAMQVADECEVFSMLDGDALERVVRKHKPDIIVPEIEAIRTERLYDFEKEGIQVVPSARAVNFTMNRKAIRDLAAKELGLKTAKYFYAKSLDELKTAAEKIGFPCVVKPLMSSSGKGQSLVKSADELEHAWEYGCNGSRGDIKELIIEEFIKFDSEITLLTVTQKNGPTLFCPPIGHVQKGGDYRESFQPAHIDPAHLKEAQEMAEKVTRALTGAGLWGVEFFLSHENGVYFSELSPRPHDTGMVTLAGTQNLNEFELHCRAVLGLPIPNIKQERMGASAVILSTIASQERPNYRGMEEVTKEEDTYLRIFGKPTTRVNRRMGVVLCYAPLDSDLDALRDKAKRIAGKVEVY, via the coding sequence ATGAAAAAGATTTTACTGTTAGGTTCCGGTGAACTGGGTAAGGAATTTGTGATTTCCGCCCAGCGTAAAGGCCAATACATCATTGCCTGCGATTCTTATGCCGGAGCACCTGCCATGCAAGTGGCAGACGAATGTGAAGTGTTCAGCATGCTGGACGGTGACGCATTGGAACGTGTAGTACGCAAACACAAGCCGGACATTATCGTACCGGAAATTGAGGCTATCCGTACGGAGCGCTTGTACGACTTTGAGAAAGAAGGAATTCAGGTTGTGCCCAGTGCGCGCGCAGTAAACTTTACCATGAACCGTAAAGCCATCCGCGATCTTGCCGCCAAAGAACTGGGACTGAAAACCGCCAAATATTTCTATGCCAAATCTTTGGACGAACTGAAAACTGCCGCCGAAAAGATCGGCTTCCCTTGTGTGGTGAAACCGTTGATGTCTTCTTCCGGCAAGGGACAGTCGCTTGTGAAGAGTGCCGACGAGCTGGAGCACGCTTGGGAATATGGCTGCAACGGCAGTCGTGGTGACATCAAAGAGCTGATTATCGAAGAGTTTATCAAGTTCGACAGTGAAATCACCCTGTTGACGGTTACCCAGAAGAACGGGCCCACCCTGTTCTGTCCGCCTATCGGCCATGTGCAGAAAGGTGGTGACTATCGTGAGAGTTTCCAGCCTGCCCACATTGATCCTGCTCATTTAAAGGAAGCGCAGGAAATGGCAGAGAAAGTGACGCGTGCCCTGACAGGGGCCGGTTTGTGGGGAGTGGAGTTTTTCCTGAGCCATGAGAACGGCGTTTACTTCTCCGAACTTTCTCCGCGTCCGCACGATACCGGTATGGTTACTTTGGCAGGGACACAGAACTTGAACGAGTTTGAACTGCATTGTCGCGCCGTTCTTGGCCTGCCTATCCCGAACATCAAGCAAGAACGGATGGGTGCAAGCGCCGTCATTCTCTCCACCATTGCCAGTCAGGAACGTCCCAATTACCGGGGCATGGAGGAAGTGACGAAAGAAGAAGACACCTACTTGCGTATCTTCGGCAAGCCGACCACCCGCGTCAATCGCCGCATGGGAGTTGTATTGTGCTATGCGCCGCTGGATAGCGATCTTGACGCGCTGCGCGATAAAGCCAAACGAATTGCAGGAAAGGTGGAAGTGTACTAA
- the ispE gene encoding 4-(cytidine 5'-diphospho)-2-C-methyl-D-erythritol kinase, with protein MLTFPNGKINLGLNITEKRPDGYHNLETVFYPIPIEDALEINLLHEGSRKYCLHQAGIEIAGEAENNLVVKAYKLLDELFDLPPVDIHLFKHIPSGAGLGGGSADAAFMLKLLNEKFNLGLSIESMEDYASRLGADCAFFIRNAPTYAEGIGNVFSPVSLSLKGFQLWLVKPDIFVSTRDAFSQIKPHRPERPLKETIQLPVEEWRNCMVNDFEESVFPQFPAIREIKEEMYRQGAVYASMSGSGSSVYGIFKPNASLPDIDFGKEAFVYKGKLVV; from the coding sequence ATGCTGACCTTTCCGAATGGCAAAATAAACCTGGGACTGAATATTACGGAGAAACGTCCGGACGGATACCATAACCTTGAAACCGTATTCTACCCCATTCCCATTGAAGATGCGCTGGAAATAAATCTGCTGCATGAAGGCAGTAGAAAGTATTGCCTGCACCAAGCCGGCATCGAAATAGCGGGTGAAGCGGAAAACAACCTGGTGGTGAAGGCTTACAAGCTGCTGGACGAACTGTTCGACCTGCCACCGGTGGATATCCACCTATTCAAGCATATCCCTTCGGGGGCGGGACTGGGTGGAGGTTCGGCAGACGCCGCGTTCATGCTGAAACTGCTGAATGAAAAATTCAACCTCGGCCTAAGCATTGAAAGCATGGAAGACTATGCCTCCCGACTGGGTGCTGACTGCGCTTTCTTCATCCGGAACGCGCCTACTTATGCGGAAGGAATCGGCAATGTATTCTCGCCTGTCTCCTTATCGTTGAAAGGGTTTCAGCTCTGGCTGGTGAAGCCGGATATATTCGTTTCTACGCGGGATGCCTTCTCACAGATAAAACCGCACCGTCCGGAACGGCCACTGAAAGAGACGATACAACTACCCGTTGAAGAATGGAGAAACTGCATGGTGAATGACTTTGAGGAGAGTGTATTCCCGCAATTCCCCGCTATCAGGGAAATCAAAGAGGAAATGTACAGGCAAGGTGCTGTATATGCGTCAATGAGCGGTTCGGGCTCATCGGTCTATGGGATATTCAAACCAAACGCCTCCTTGCCGGATATAGATTTCGGCAAGGAAGCGTTTGTATACAAAGGAAAGCTGGTTGTGTGA